Below is a genomic region from Persicimonas caeni.
CTGGAGGCGCGAGTACAGACCCGGGGCCTCGAGAGGCTCGGCGGTGGTGCTGTCGTGGTTGCCGTCGAAGGTGTCGTCGACACACGCCGGCGCGGCGCTGACGGAGACGTCGAGCGCGTAGGCGTCGCCGGTCACACCGCTGGAGGTGTTGATCCGGTAGAAGATCTCCTGGTCACGCGCCGAGGTGAACGAGGCGGTGTAGGTGTTGGCGGTTGCGGTGCCGGTGGCTACGGCGCTGCTCGTGTCGTCGGCCTCGTACAGGTACAGGCCCGGGGTGGCGCTGGTGGTGTCGAAGTCGGCCGTCACGGTGATCGTCTGGCCGGCCTCGACGGTGGTCTTGTACCAGTCGCCCTGGCCGTCGCCGCCGCAGATGAGCAGGTTGGAGACCTGGGTGCCTGCGGGCAGGCTGACCGCGTTGGCGGCGTCGTCGTTGTTCTCGTAGACGTCCGGGCAGGCCGCGTCGGCCGGGCCGGAGCCGTCGATGTAGGTCAGCAGCCAGTAGTTGTTACGCACCGGGATGCCGTCTTGGCCCTGGACGCGCAGGTAGTAGGTCTTGTCGGCGCCCGAGGAGTTGGTGACGTTGATCTGGCCGTTGCTGTCGAGGGTGATCGGGTCGCCGTTGCCATCGGTGACGGGCGTGGTGCCGTCGCTGTCGATGAGCGTGGCGCCGATGGCGCCCTGGGTGACGTCTTGGACGATCTCCCAGGTCAGCGCCGAGCCGTCGGCGATGGTGATGGAGTACCAGTCTTCGTTGGAGTCGCAGACCTTCTGGCCGACGAGCGCCGAATCGGGGCCGTTGTTGACCACCTGAGCCGGGTCGAGGGTGACCGCGTTGGCGGCGTCGTCGTTGTTGCCGTTCTCGTCGTACGAATCGTCGTCACACGCCGGGCCGGGGATGACCTCGACCTCGAAGTCGTAGTTGACGCGAATACCGGAGAAGCGGCTGGCGAGGATGTAGAAATCACCGCCGAGCTCGGCCTGGTAGTCGATCTCGAGCTGGACCTGGGTCGTGCCCGACACGAGCGTCTCGGTGGCCGACTGCAGGAAGTTACCGCAGGCGTCGGCGAAGGGTTGAGCGCGGTCGCGGCCGAACAGGGTCATCTGCAGCTCACCGGCGACCTGAGGCGGATCGTAGGTCGCGGTGACCCGGAGCCGGTCGAGGGGGTTGAGCTGGACGACGAAGTAGTCGGGGTCCGCACAGATGTTGAGGCTGTTGCTGCCCGAGGAGGTGAAGGTGGTGCCGTCCTGGACCTGAGTGGCCGTGCCACAAGCGTCGTTGGGCTCGTCCGGGCCGGAGCACAGGTTCGGGATGGACGTCCACTCCAGGTCGTACAGCGCTTTGCCCACGCCGTTGCCGCCGTCGGGTAGGGTCACCTCGAGGACGAATTTCTGAGCGGTGTCGACGATGTAGCGCAGGCGCTCCTGGTCACCGTGGGTGGCCGACTCGGCGATGATGGTGTCGCGATCGTCCTGGGCGTACAGGTAGATGTCGACGTCGCCCAGGCGCGGAGGCGACTGGAGGGTGACGGTGATGATCTGGTTGGCAGCCACGTCGAGCTCGTAGAAGTCGACGTCGTCGCCGCACACCTCGAGGTCGACCTCGGCGGTGTCGACGGACAGCGGCGTGGCATCGTCAAAGGTGTCGTTTTCTTCGTAGCCGTCGTCGTTGCAGCTCTCCGGGTCGCGCACGTCGATGAGGATGCGGTACGGGGTGTTTCCGACGACCACGTTGCTGCGCACGTTGACATAGGCGTCAATCGGGCCGTTCAGGCTGGGGTCGACGCCGTACTGGACGCGCTCGAGGCCCGTGTCGATGTCGCCGGACTGTGCGGACGGGGCGCGCGCCGAGGCAGCCAGGTCGTTGCCCTGGGCGTCGACGATAGCCACGTCGATGTTGCCGGCGTCGGTGTCGTACTCGATGGTCACGTCGATGACTTTGCCGGGCGCGGCGCTGATGGCGAACCACTCACCGCTGTTCTGGCGGCAAGCCAAGGGGCGCTCGTCGGCGGTCTTCTCGAACGGATAGGCGGTCACCTCAAAGGCGTTGGCCTGCGAGTGGTTGTCACCGAAATCATCCTGCGGGCATTCCGGCGGGAGGTCGGCGCACAGGCCGAGTCCGTCGGGGCTTCCGGCAGCTTCGAGGTCGCAGAACTCGACGGCGAAGCAGTCGGTGTCGTCTTGGCAGAACTGGCAGATGGAGTCTTTGCAGACCTTGCCGTCCATGCGGCCCGGAGCCGATCCGTTGTCCTGGCAGGTCGAGCGGTTGTCACACTCGTAGCGGCACTCGCGCACGCCGTCGCCGAAGTCGAAGCAGATTTCGTCGTCTTCGCAGTCGGCGTCGGAGTTGCAACCCTCGACGCAGCGAAGCTCGTCCATGTTGCAGTACTCGCCGAGCAGGCAGTCGTCGTTGCTGCGGCAACCTGCGCGGCACTCACCGGCCTCGCAGATTTCGCCCTGGGCGCACTGGTCGTCGCCTTCGCACGGCGGCTTCTCGACGCAGGTGTTGTCCTGGCAGATGTAGTCGACGCCGTCTTCGACGTAGCGCTCGTAGCGCGTGCAGTGAAGGTCGGTGTCGCAGGTGCCGTCGGGGATGCAGACGGTCGGGCTGGCCGAGTCGTCGCACACTTCGTGGTCGCGGCAGTCCGAGGGGCCGGCGCAGGCGTCGGCCGACTCACACTTGAGGGTCGCCTCGTTGCAGATCTCACCGTCGGCGCACATGTCGGCGCCGGGGCGACAGCCGAGCTCGCAACGTCCGCTGGACGCGTCGCAAATATTGAGGCCGGAACACTCCGAATCGTCGGAGCAGCCGGCGAGCTGGCAGCTTCCCTCAGCACAGTACTCGTAGGAGGCGCAGTCGAAGTCCGACTCGCAGGCATCCTCGGATGCTGTCTGACAGACCGAATCCCAGCACTGCGCACCTTCTGCGCAATCTTCGTTCGTCTCGCAGCTTTGGGAGCTATTGTTGCCATCGCCGCCGTCTGAAGGACCGCAAGCGAGCACGCCCGCACTGAGCGCAAGCGAGGCGAAGAAATATAGTAAATACCGTTTCATTCTCGACGACCTTGACCTGAACCGATTCATCTATGCACGGCGCTCATCGCGCCCGAATGCTTTTTGCAAATACGTTAGCCTCTCCGAGCCGGCGCCAAAGCGTTTGGCTCGGGAGGTTTCGGCGCCGCATCCTAACAGAGGTGCGGGTCGAACTTCCAGCTACTCGTGACATTTACGCAAATCCCTCGCATCTAGCCTACGCATCTAGCCTACCATATGTAGGTCGACCCAGCGGGGGCTACTCACAAAGTGTCACAATCGCTCCACAGGGGGGCCTCAGACAAAAAAGACCGAGCGTCCCCGTTGACGCTCGGCCTCTTCGATTCATCCCGGATTGTTACGACAGTCGAGCTTCACTCTTCGATCGGCTCCGACTCGGCATAAAGCTTGAGCAGCTCGCCCTCGCTGAGGATGCGCGAGTTGGTATCACCCCACACATCGCTGATGGCGACCAACTCGCCCTTCTCGAGCTTCGGAGTCAGATAGATGGCGTAGTAGTGGCCACCGTCATCCGACACCATGCCGGGGATGGGGTCGAGCGGAGTGCCCGATTTGGGGCAAGTCAACTCGCAACGCTTGCCTGATTCGAACTCGACCGAGTTTTCTTTGCTCGGATCGCCGAAGAAGGGGCTGAGGGTGACGATATCTTCCTTGTCGCCCTGCTTGACCCGCAGACTCACGCCCGGCTCGCCGCTGAACTTGGGTCCGTCTTGGTTGATGAGGCTCTCGCCGTCAGGCCCGTAAGCACGCGTGACGACGACGATATAGCCTTTGTCGGCAATCGCGTTGAGCCGCGTGTAAGTATCAGGTCGGTCGGCAAACTCGTTTTTTCCGTCTTCAGACATGGTCTCGCTCCGGTGAATCGCCTGATTTTTCCCTTACCTACCGCAATCCTGAAGTCGTGACAAGCGGTGAAGATGGGTGCGGGATTTCGGGCGGCCCTGTAACGAAAGGTTACGCAACCGCCTATAGGTCGTCATACCTCGAATTGCGATCATCCTGCAACTCTTGCACGAATTGTTCGCGACGGTGAAATGAAGCCGGGCCTGCGCTATGTTGGCTGTAGTGATGTGAGTCAGACAACTTCAGTGAGGACGGCCATGGGATACCCCACACGCAAGCACGCCGCAGAGACAATGATTCGTGATGCGCGCGGCTTCTATGAACAGGGTTGGTTGCTCGGTACCAGCGGTAACCTGTCGATCAAGCTCGACGACGACCACTTCTTGATCACGGCCAGCGGCCGCGACAAAGGTCGGCTGACCCCCGAAGACTTTCTCGCCTGCCCGGTCGACGGTGAGCCGAGCGAGACGACGCCGACGCTCGGGCCTTCGGCGGAGACGTCTATCCACCAGGCGATCTACGCGCGAGTGCCCGAGGCCGGTGCCGTCTATCACGTCCACGAGCCCTACTCGGCTTTCTGCAGCGAGCGCGACTCTTATATCGGAGCGACAATCATGGCGGGGGCCGAGATGATCAAGGGACTCGGGATATGGGAAGAAAACCCGCGCGTGCGTATCCCCATCTTCGAGAATCACTTCGATGTGCCGCAGATCGCCGCCGACATCGACCGCCACCTGGCGGACGAAGCCAAGCGCAGGGTGCCCGGGGTCAATATTCGCAGCCACGGCTATTATGCGTGGGGGGAAGATGCCTTCGCGGCGAAACGTCACGTGGAGACGTTTGCGTATTTGTTCCGGTATAGCTGGGAGATGGGCAACGGGGCTTGAGGGTTGGGCGTGGTGGGTTGCCGTGGGGCCCCTCCGTCGCGCTCGGGCGCGCGACACCTCCCCAGCGTTGAACACGCTGGGGAGGAGCCTTTCGCCTGATTGAGGGCCCCTCCGTCGTGCTCAGACGCGCGACACCTCCCCAGCGTTGAACACGCTGGGGAGGAGCCTCTGGAGCTATCGCTCAGGCGTACTCGTTGAGGATCAGCTTGGCGATGGTCTGAAGCTGCATGTTGGTGGTGCCTTCGTAGATCGAGCCGATCTTGGCGTCGCGGTAGAACTTCTCGGCGGGATACTCGCGGGTGAAGCCGACGCCGCCGTGGAACTCGACGCATTTGGAGGCGACGCGCTCGGCGACCTGGCTCGAGTAGAGCTTGGCCATGGCCGCCTCTTTGACGAAGTCCTTGCCGGCGTCCTTGAGGCGCGCGGCGTTGTAGACCATCAGGCGTGCCGCCTCGATCTCGGTGGCGAGCTGGGCGTATTGGAATTGCAGGCCCTGGAAATGGGCGATCGGCTTGCCGAATTGCTCGCGCTCGAGCATGTGGGCCATGGCGGCGTCGAAGGCGCCTTGAGCCAGCCCGATCATCTGGGCACCGATGCCGATGCGACCCTCGTTGAGCGTCTCGATGGCAACTTTGTAGCCCTTGCCAACCTCACCTAGCACGTTTTCTTTGGGGACGATGCAGTCCTCGAGGATGAGCTCGACGGTCGAGGAAGCACGAATACCGAGCTTGTCCTCTTTCTTGCCCACCGAGAAGCCCTCGAAGTCACGCTCGACCAAGAATGCCGTGATACCGCGGTAGCCGGCCTCCGGGTCGACGTTGGCGAAGAGCACGTACAGGTTCGCCTCTTTGCCGTTGGTGATCCACAGCTTGTTGCCGTTGAGCTTGTAGTGGTCGCCGCAGTCTTCGGCGCGCGTCTGCAGCGCGAAGGCGTCCGAGCCGCTGGCGGGCTCACTGAGCGCGTAGGCGCCTACCCATTCACTACACAATTTGGGGAAGTACTTCTCTTTTTGCTCGTCGTTGGCCCAGCGCAAAATCGCGTTGTTGACCAGGGTGTTCTGCACGTCGACGAAGACCGACACGCTCGGGTCGACCTTGGCGAGCTCCTCGACGGCCAAGATGGCGCTAAAGAAGGAGCTTCCCGAACCGCCGTACTGCTCGGGCACCTCGATGCCGGACAGGCCGAGTTGGAAGCACTGGTCGATGATGGACTGGTCGAGCTGCTGCTCGTGGTCCATCTCCTCGACCTTGGGAGCCACCGCCTTTTGAGCGAAGCTGGCGATCGCCTCCTGAAAAATCTGTTCGTCTTCGGTGAGTTCGGTCAGTGCGGGTCTGTGTTCGGCCATTTTATTTCCTCTTGTGCTGGTCGCCTGCGACGGGAGTGAATCGTCATTCATCTCCACGCACTAATAGTAGATTCGACCAATGAAAGGCAAGTGAGGGTCGATAATCAGGAGAGTGTGCCTTGCCAATTACAAAAGCACGCCTTGCTGATGTCGCACACCGCTATTTGAGGGAACAGTACAGCATTCGAGTGCGGCGGGGCGATCGTCCCAGGTGGTTGGGGCGAGCTGTATACAAGAAGACACGTAGATGCCGACCAAAGGGAGTTGAAACGAAGGACACCTACAGGTACGGTGAAGATCTATTTTTCGCCAAACCAGGCCGAATGCAACCAACTTGCCGCCATCGAACGCGGTGATTGGCTGCACGCATCGACGCTGTATACAGACACCATTTGACGCACCGAGCTCTGACTGATGATTGCCTCGAAGAACCGCTTTTGGCTGCTGAACCTCCTTTTTGCCACGGTCGTGGCCTTTTCTGGCTGCGGCAGTTGCGACGACACCTCCGGGAACACGACCAACAACACCACCACCCAGGCCGACGGCGGCGACGTCAGCGGCTGTGATGACGGCGACAGCGACGGATTCGGCGCCGGCGAGACCTGTGAGGAAGAACAGATCGACTGCGACGATTCCGACTCGGCGATCAACCCGGGCGCCGACGAGGTGTGCGGCGACGGCGTCGATAACAACTGCGACGGGCAAATCGACGAGGACTGCGAGAGTTGCACCGACGGCGAGACCCGCCAGTGCGGCTCGGACGTCGGCGCCTGCCAGATGGGCACGCAAACATGCAATGACGGCACCTGGAGCGAGTGCGAAGGCGAGGTACGCTCGGCGCCCGAGACCTGCGACGGCGTCGACAACGACTGCGACGGAGAGGTCGACGAAGATCCCCAGCAAACTCTGTGCAACGACGGCATCAAGTGCAACGGCGCGGAAGTCTGCCAGGCCGGCACCTGCGTCGACTCTGAGCCGGTGGACTGCTCACATCTCGACGAGCCGTGCTTCAAAGGCGTCTGCCTCGAAAAAGACGGGTCTTGCAGCCAGCAGATGATCGCCGACGGCACCACCTGTGACGACGGCAATTTCTGTACGATCGACGGGGTCTGCCAACAGGGCGTGTGCGAGACCTCCCCGCGTGACTGCTCGG
It encodes:
- a CDS encoding pre-peptidase C-terminal domain-containing protein encodes the protein MKRYLLYFFASLALSAGVLACGPSDGGDGNNSSQSCETNEDCAEGAQCWDSVCQTASEDACESDFDCASYEYCAEGSCQLAGCSDDSECSGLNICDASSGRCELGCRPGADMCADGEICNEATLKCESADACAGPSDCRDHEVCDDSASPTVCIPDGTCDTDLHCTRYERYVEDGVDYICQDNTCVEKPPCEGDDQCAQGEICEAGECRAGCRSNDDCLLGEYCNMDELRCVEGCNSDADCEDDEICFDFGDGVRECRYECDNRSTCQDNGSAPGRMDGKVCKDSICQFCQDDTDCFAVEFCDLEAAGSPDGLGLCADLPPECPQDDFGDNHSQANAFEVTAYPFEKTADERPLACRQNSGEWFAISAAPGKVIDVTIEYDTDAGNIDVAIVDAQGNDLAASARAPSAQSGDIDTGLERVQYGVDPSLNGPIDAYVNVRSNVVVGNTPYRILIDVRDPESCNDDGYEENDTFDDATPLSVDTAEVDLEVCGDDVDFYELDVAANQIITVTLQSPPRLGDVDIYLYAQDDRDTIIAESATHGDQERLRYIVDTAQKFVLEVTLPDGGNGVGKALYDLEWTSIPNLCSGPDEPNDACGTATQVQDGTTFTSSGSNSLNICADPDYFVVQLNPLDRLRVTATYDPPQVAGELQMTLFGRDRAQPFADACGNFLQSATETLVSGTTQVQLEIDYQAELGGDFYILASRFSGIRVNYDFEVEVIPGPACDDDSYDENGNNDDAANAVTLDPAQVVNNGPDSALVGQKVCDSNEDWYSITIADGSALTWEIVQDVTQGAIGATLIDSDGTTPVTDGNGDPITLDSNGQINVTNSSGADKTYYLRVQGQDGIPVRNNYWLLTYIDGSGPADAACPDVYENNDDAANAVSLPAGTQVSNLLICGGDGQGDWYKTTVEAGQTITVTADFDTTSATPGLYLYEADDTSSAVATGTATANTYTASFTSARDQEIFYRINTSSGVTGDAYALDVSVSAAPACVDDTFDGNHDSTTAEPLEAPGLYSRLQSCNDEADWYAVNLTSGELFEAYINYDDTRADLDVEIYEPDATTLADSGDTSAMVTPSSDATYYVRVASADPSVSVRLGYDLLLYRDDDLSGSIDPDEGPADRTCPDAYENNDTSADAAEVPAGSYTDLLLCSGNPVNDDDYFSVYVPAGVTLTIDVSFDGTEGNIDLRLFDDTNLRVDNSEQPSSDTETVTVTNSSSIGRDYFVQVLGGASSFQTYYDMDIQLDFGPNNQCAEDSYTGNLDMANAASLTAGAYDLALCENTEDWFTFDIPAGETVEANVELRNRLGNIDVELQDANGTTLASSTTDDNVESLTYTNTDASALTVYLRVYPKGGAFMRNNYDLWLAIGSSLPATPFCPDMYERNDSTTAAASLDIASESQFTGMIACGAETDWYAITLAPSTTYDVDLFFDHTADVDLALELLDANGNAVADTNSTDIVFSNHSSDDDETVSFSVGSSGTYFLGVKNHNAGQGDYHLSIAPQTASCPEDSYEANDNVISARVIGPDLPIRLGLGACSDDDYFKWTAPTDGPVTATVYLDNADVNLGMRVEEYATTTIWKDEGVLTPIDDNRVKVDFTATAGEVYIIQLNRGPLVGESQPSNGAYFLEIK
- the mtnB gene encoding methylthioribulose 1-phosphate dehydratase → MGYPTRKHAAETMIRDARGFYEQGWLLGTSGNLSIKLDDDHFLITASGRDKGRLTPEDFLACPVDGEPSETTPTLGPSAETSIHQAIYARVPEAGAVYHVHEPYSAFCSERDSYIGATIMAGAEMIKGLGIWEENPRVRIPIFENHFDVPQIAADIDRHLADEAKRRVPGVNIRSHGYYAWGEDAFAAKRHVETFAYLFRYSWEMGNGA
- a CDS encoding acyl-CoA dehydrogenase is translated as MAEHRPALTELTEDEQIFQEAIASFAQKAVAPKVEEMDHEQQLDQSIIDQCFQLGLSGIEVPEQYGGSGSSFFSAILAVEELAKVDPSVSVFVDVQNTLVNNAILRWANDEQKEKYFPKLCSEWVGAYALSEPASGSDAFALQTRAEDCGDHYKLNGNKLWITNGKEANLYVLFANVDPEAGYRGITAFLVERDFEGFSVGKKEDKLGIRASSTVELILEDCIVPKENVLGEVGKGYKVAIETLNEGRIGIGAQMIGLAQGAFDAAMAHMLEREQFGKPIAHFQGLQFQYAQLATEIEAARLMVYNAARLKDAGKDFVKEAAMAKLYSSQVAERVASKCVEFHGGVGFTREYPAEKFYRDAKIGSIYEGTTNMQLQTIAKLILNEYA